The Epinephelus lanceolatus isolate andai-2023 chromosome 16, ASM4190304v1, whole genome shotgun sequence nucleotide sequence TATTTGGCCCTGCATTACACTTGAATGTACTAATTTGTTTTAAGTCACTGGGTTTTAGCGAAAATGTGTTTAGGAACAGTGTTTTCCAAGTAAAGAGTTGGGTAATGTTACagttaccccaaaaccaaacaactccttatgttacttttgttatcacatcatTACTGATCTCAACAACATAATTTTCATAATCGTCAcgctgtgcatgcatgtcacaaagcagcaagctagtttggAAGGCGGACACTCTTACCTTAAGCAGCttgaaatattcccattactttgattttgtccagaggaaagatgacaagaataCTATTGCTGCAGATAGTGGTACtgaaactctttccactgcaaaagaCACGCCCTAAAATTTCTGGTCTGAACACCAGCTAAGACTGACAGCAGAACAACGTGAaactccaggaaatacaccccaatAGATTCTCCATTCATTGTGGAGGCATATGCAGAAAATTCACAAATTAAGGTAACATGCGGGGAGGAACTGACATACAAATGGTCAtgttgcaggtgaagtattcctatGTCTTAGTGACATTTGAATTGTGGACTTGTCTGTTGAACTGTGCCCGTTACTGTAAACCCTCTGTTGTTACATTCATATGTGCTGAGAAGCATGCCTTTGTTTAATAACCTCATACTTCCATAGAATAAGACACAAAGCCCAGCCTGGTTGTATTGTCAGACAGCGCCTTGGTTTAAGTGTCAAACAATGTTCTAATGAGTAAGTCGTGATTATGATCTGCTGTTGGGAAAGTGGGAGAGGTCAGAGACACTTCATTTCCTCTGCATTACAACACAACATTAAATAGCTATCAGTTACAAAACATGCAGTCAAAATTcaactatatttatttatatagccatTTATTACAGTGTTGATAAAGATAAAAATGCCTGTATCACCAGCATGTCAACTCTCCAGGACCTAGCCTTGTGTTGGGCTGGGTGACAATGCATATTATGAAGATAATGCACTTTCAGTTTTATGAGTCCAATAGGTAGCAGTATTGAACCCATAAAAGTGAATGTACTGCTTCAACTtgtctgaaaaatgaaaaatcacTAAATTTTGAGATGCAGTCCATTTCATAAACATGCATTTAACTCAAATCTGGCAATGTGAAACTCTGCAGtttcaaaatatgtggtttTCACAAGCATGTAATACTTCACTTGATTTTAAAAGTGTAaatattaataaagtatttgtTTTTCACCTGATAGTGTCAAACGAAGTATCAAAGGATGTCACGGacacaggaaaaaacaaaaaacaaacaaaaaagcataaaaaaatgaatgaaaaaagccacacatatttactttatccaacaaaaacacatgtgcAAAAGATCAAATGGTCTACCAAACATAGTCTGGGCCGTCTAGCAGAACTAACTTCACATACATCATGTGTTTGTCCCTGTCAGACTAATATAAATCAGATCTAATTACTAGAGCTCCCTCATTCGAGCATTTGATCTCCCATTTTGTCCATCTCTTAAGTTCGGCAACCCCTTCTCACCATATTAAAGAGACTTGGTCTAAGGATACAGGTGAAGTGATTTCAGATGAATTATGGGCAAGAGGGTTACAAAGGATTAAAATATGTTCCATTAATGCTAGACTTCAGCTCACTCAGTTTAAAGTCATTCATTGCCTGCACTTCTCCAAGGCCAAACTGAACAGAATATTCCCTTCTTTGTCCCCTACCTGTGACAAGTGGGGACCTTAGGTCACCTTTTCTGGTCTTTTCCCAAACTCAAGAATTTCTGGGTGGACATTTTCAATTGTATAGAAACAGATATAGCAAACAGTTAGTCCCTGGGTCTCTCACCGTGATACTGGGTTGTTCTGATTACATTACAGCAAAGTATTATGTTTGGTATAGTTGGTATGGCTAAATGACATGGTTTCTTGCCCACATCTTGAAGAAATTTGGTACACTCTTTCTAACTCATCAGGTTTTCTAAAATCTGGGGACCCTTTATTGAACATATCAAAAGGGTGAGGATTCAAGTGGACTAACCACATTGGACTACTTCCTTGTATTGGACTGAACACTGTGCTTCGATCTTCCAAGACACAGTTGACCTTCCCTGAACACTTACGGTCAATACTTCATTGATGCTATCGCTCTGCCTCAACCTTCCTGTGGACACAGTATGAACTGACGTATAATTGTACTGTTTTTGTATAACTGATACTAattttactattatttatttatcttttaattatttatttttttgttttcatcctcgtcttttcctttttttcctgtccTGTATTTCTtatgcatgtacagtacaggccaaaactatgaatgaacacatgtggagttatgtacttaacaaaaaaaggtgaaataactgaaaacatgttttatattctagtttcttcaaaatagccaccctttgctctgattactgctttgcacactcttggcattctctccatgagcttcaagaggtagtcacctgaaatggttttccaacagtcttgaaggagttcccagaggtgtttagcacttgttggcccctttgccttcactctgcggtccagctcaccccaaaccatctcaattgggttcaggtccggtgactgtggaggccaggtcatctgccgcagcactccatcactctccttcttggtcaaatagcccttacacagcctggaggtgtgtttggggtcattgtcctgttgaaaaataaatgatcgtccaactaaacgcaaaccggatgggatggcatgtcgctgcaggatgctgtggtagccatgctggttcagtgtgccttcaattttgaataaatccccaacagtgtcaccagcaaaacacccccacaccatcacacctcctcctccatgcttcacagtgggaaccaggcatgtggaatccatccgttcatctTTTCTGcttctcacaaagacacggcggttggaaccaaagatctcaaatttggactcatcagaccaaagcgcagatttccactggtctaatgtccattccttgtgtttcttggcccaaacaaatctcttctgcttgttgcctctccttagcagtggtttcctagcagctatttgaccatgaaagcctgattcgcgcagtctcctcttaacagttgttctagagatgggtctgctgctagaactctgtgtggcattcatctggtctctgatctgagctgctgttaacttgccatttctgaggctggtgactcggatgaacttatcctcagaagcagaggtgactcttggtcttcctttcctgggtcggtcctcatgtgtgccagtttcgttgtagcgcttgatggtttttgcgactccacttggggacgcatttaaagtttttgcaattttccggactgactgaccttcatttcttaaagtaatgatggccactcatttttctttagttagctgattggttcttgccataatatgaattttaacagttgtccaatagggctgtcggctgtgtattaacctgacttctgcacaacacaactgatggtcccaaccccattgataaagcaagaaattccactaattaaccctgataaggcacacaagtggaaaccatttcaggtgactacctcttgaagctcatggagagaatgccaagagtgtgcaaagcagtaatcagagcaaagggtggctattttgaagaaactagaatataaaacatgttttcagttatttcacctttttttgttaagtacataactccacatgtgttcattcatagttttgatgccttcagtgagaatctacaatgtaaatagtcatgaaaataaagaaaacacattgaatgagaaggtgtgtccaaacttttggcctgtactgtacatataaaaTTTTGTGTACACTTTAAAGTTGTTACTTGTGGACAGGTCACTGTGTTATAAGAATCTGAAGGGGTTTTTTTCCCAAATACCTGGGCAGCTATCAGTATCTTTGGATAAATTCATTGATTTACCTGTTGCTTGATGGCTCCCATTCATTCAGAGGATCTCAGGGATTTACTGAATAGAACCCAGTCCTGTTCTTCTTGGGTACATCCCCCTGTTGAAAAACACAAGAGGACCAAGTTCAAACGTCCCATCACGCTATCAGTAAATAAGAAATACACAGTGATACAAATATGTAAGCAAAACATAATCATTGCACAGGTCCAACTGTACTTGCAGTACTTACAATAATAATAGGGGTTGAGTCCGGTCTCTGCATCACTGGGGGTGGAGGTGAGTACACAGGCACAGGGTCCTGGGGTGGTTGTTTCTTTACAGTGTGATATGGATCCTCAGCAGTGTCCATTTGACCGCTTTCCGTTTTCTTACAACACCATTTAACCAACTGAAACAACAGAGTATCAAAATAGAGTTCAGAGAGTAGACAGTAGAGTGAACAACTATATCATGAAGCTACGTCCTAGTTCATTTCTTCCAACAAATGAAATGGTCTTTAAAGGAGTCAGAAGTCAAGAAAGTGATCCTAAACCACACCCCAAAATCCTGCACTCGGTCTCGCACAAACTGAAACAACTGCCCAGCACTCTGTGGGAGCTGGGAGCCACAAAGGATGCACAAGTTGTGtccttcacattttttttgtcacatttggaGCAGCCATCAGTATGGGACAGGCTTGTAACAGAACATGCatgaaaacagctgctgctggaaaccaTGCTGTGAATTGTTTCCATCTGTTACCAAAACTTAATACTGTTACTGTAATAAGTCACACAGAGCCTCGCAACAAAAACTGTGGAATGAAAAAGTATATTGTACTAAACATGTTTCACTCACCATCATGATAAAGATGATTATGAGAATCAGCAAGATAACAGCAGCTAATACTAAGAGGGCAATACCCCATCCAGGCACCAAATCATTGCTCCCATTGCTGCTGCTTCCACCTGATGTCGGGGGATCTTTGGGCTTTCCAGTTGAAACACTGTGAGAATCTGTGCGATTGTCATGCGGATTCACAGTTGTGTTTTTCATTGCTGGGCCTTGTGTGGGATTTCCACTTCCACCTGTTGTGTAAAGGTCACTATGGTCTCCATGATTTGTCGTGGTGGTTGAAATCGGTACAGTTTTATCAGAAGAGGTGTTTATTTTGCTTGAAGATGTAGCTGGAGGATCTCGGCTAGTAGTAGTAGCAGATGTGTGTGCTAGAGTTGTTAGTTCAGTGGTAGTTAcaggtgtagtggtagttgtaCTAATTGTAGGTGTTGTGAGTATGGTAGTTGTAGGTGTTATGGTTGTAGGAACTGTATGTGTTGTGGGTATGGTAGTTATAGGTGTTGCAGTAATTGTTGGTGCTGTGGTTGTAGTAGTTGTAGCTGTTGTGGTTGTAGTAATTGTAGGTGTTGTGGGTTTTATAGTTGTAGGTATTGTGGTTGTTGTAGTTGTCGTAGGTGTTGTGGTTGTTGCAGCTGTAGGTGTTGCAGTAGTTGTTGGTATTGTGGTAGTTGTAGTAGTTGTTGGCATTGTGGTTGTAGTTGTAGGTGTTGTGGTGGTTGTAGTAGTTGGTGGTGTTGTGGTTGTAGTAGTTGTAGGTAGTGTGGTAGTTGTAGTAGTTGGTGGTGTTGTGGTTGTAGTAGTTGTAGGTGTTGTGGTAGTTGTAGTAGTTGGTGGCGTTGTGGTTGTAGTTGTAGTTGTAGGTGTTGTGGTAGTTGTAATAGTTGTTGGCGTTGTGGTTGTAGTCGTTGTAGGTGTTGTGGTTGTAGTAGTTGTAGGTGTTGTGGTAGTTGTAGTAGTTGGTGGCGTGGTTGTAGTTGTAGGTGTTGTGGTTGTTGTAGTAGTTGTTGGCGTTGTGGTTGTAGTCGTTGTAGGTGTTGTGGTTGTTGTAGTAGTTGTGGTTGTAGTTGTAGGTGTTGTCGTAGTTATTGTAGTTGTAGTAGGTGGTGTTGTGGTGGTGGTAGTAGTCGTGGTTGTAATTGTAGACAGTGTAACTTCCTTTACGCTGtcaactaaagaaaaacaagaattaCTGATTACATATGTAGAATGCCACTTGAAAACACATGTACATTACTGAGTGGATTAATTGAaattacatgcacaaaatgagAACTTACGGCTTGAGAAGTCCAGATCAAGTTGAAGAGTTTTGGGTTCAACACTGTTGACATtgttaacaaataaaaaatagacGATGACTGGATTGATAGATGTGGTATCGAAGACTATAACTGCATCTGCGATCACAGATCCCGAgctgtgaaagaaaacaaatcaaaatatcagtgtcttttctgtttgtcatgATGCTGCACTGTTCTGTTCCTGttgggtctttgctgctgctctccctgccttaggctttctatgtaggcgcatggaagggcataGAGGTGTGATCTCTATgctcttccatgtgcctacatagAAAGTCtaaggcacatggaagggcacatggaagggcataGAGGTGTgatctctctgccttaggctttctgtgtagtcttggaaaggcagagaggccccagaacagagccacgctgccaaatataatactgcaatatggaaataaatttgtctttgactgaggtggtcctgactgaagtaTTATCATAACCTAGATAAGTAAGTGAAACACAAttatatttgtcttttgtgATATTCTGATAAGAGGATAATTTCAACTCTCTCTGCAAATAATTACCTCTACTTCAACTATATATAGTAGGCTAGTAGTTCTAAAAATACTGATATATTAACTCCTGTTGCATaggataatgatgataataacaatagtgCATGACCAACGGTTTGCTGTTCTGCTTATGGTTTTGCTTGGAAGTGGAGTCTGCACTGCCCCTCTCACATAGCTTAATGTATACACCTAAATGCAGTAATTGGACGACAGAGAAATTAATGATACTGATGATACCTGAAAGTCATTTCTACAGGACCTCCATAGAAACTACTTGTTGGACATGTCTCAGAGCAGCCGTAGACGCCTTGTAACtgcaaaagacaaaaacaaatacagatcAACACCTTATAACTTAACTTTGGAATACAAACTTGATGTAGTGACAGTTGACAGCATGGACTTTTATGTAAGGCTGAGCACATACATCATTTCTGCTACCTTGTGCACGAACTGCAGATGAATTGCATTCAGACTTTGTAAAACTCATATAGCGATCCAGACCAATGGGTATGAAGTTTGCCCCTCTCGTGTGAATATCTACAGTATCTCTCATACTCTCTCTGTCATCTCTTGCACAAAATGACCTCTCTAACACTGCCCTATCAGGATCATATGATTGTGGATTTTGCTGGCCTCCTTGCTACACAGTACATTACATGAAAAACATACTACTTGCTACATAGGCACTGAAAGTTGGCACTGGACATAAATTGTAATTTGGGTGATTGTCTAATAGAGCCAATCACGATGTTTGTAAAAATAActacataaaatgaaatagtgTGGAGCAGTTGCTGCCTCAATTGGTTcgtttttagccaccttaaaaaaggcccacctaaaaatattaatattaagtGTGcgttttatttaaaatattttccccACTTACCTTAagctgttttcatgcactgttGGTATGTATACCTATgaaatcatgagccagtaattcatgcataacccatgtaatcGGGAAGGCTGCAATAGTATAAAGACCGGAAGTTTGTGTAAGGGTTagggtctctttatacatcacTGGTAAGGAGGAAGGTTGACAAGACTTTCTCCCAGTAGGTGTTTGAACCAAGTGAAACCAAGTGCTTTGaattattttaaggtatgtcgtcaccatgtttctttcctaaacttaaccatagtaactttacttgcctaaacctacgtCTAGTATGTAATGTCATTTCTGGGGTGTTAATTTGatagatatcatatgaaccattgtatgtgcatttttatAAGAGAATGAACTAACTGTTGGACGAGAATACATTGTTTACTTTGTtgtcagacagccttttccAAAAGGGAACTGGACCCGTTATCTCACAGCCACCTGActctattgacaaaaacaataattttactttgcagaacacGGGAGTTGCAGGGCCTACCGCTGCTTCAACTGGTTTGTGTTTAAGAGAAAGCAGAAAAAATATTCCAAGCATAGCATACAATTAAAGTGATATTAATtttttcaggtggctaaaatTCATTTTGCTGCAACCCCTGTCCACAGCAATACAATTCCGAGCTTTGgtgctgtacaaaataaaaggaCACTGTTACAGgcaaaccccctcatggcaacaatTTTCTTCGATGACAGtgccccccaccccacccccccaaggaatatgacaaagacaagacaaagaCCCAAAGACATTGACCTGGTCTTTAAATTCCCCAGTTCGACTGAGCATCGGTGGGACGTGCCAATAAACTAGACGTACCACCCATCCATGGTTGGGCCTCTGTGGTTTGGATATagctctgacatgtcaaggtatgGACACAGGAAGTCTGGGGATGCACCGTGATGTCTGGCGCCAGGGTCGTCACggcagatcctttgagtcctgtgggttgcgaGATGACGTACCAGCATGCCCCAAGGATGCTTGACTGGATTTGGATCTAGGGACTTTGGAGGCCAGGCCAAGGCCTTAAGCTCTTTGTCATGgtcctcaggccattcctgagcagtttgtGTGGTGTGGCATGacacattgtcctgctggggaggGATACTGCCATTGGGGATTggtgttgccatgagggggtttgTTTGGACCgcagtggtgtttgggtgggttgTGCGTCAAGtgacatccacatgaatgctagGACCCAAAGTTTCCCAGCAGgacattgcattgtaacgagatgatcaatgttatttacttcacctgtcagtggtttaaatgttttggctgatttgTGTACATTAACTGTTCAGTTAAACTGTGGTTTCTGTTAATTAAATTtgtcacacaaatgtcttaatgctgtttaaaatgttttcccCAGTACCAGGAATAAAATTCTGTCAGAGAAATACTGAACACATCATATATATTCAGACTTTAAAAAGTCAAGGATAGACTAGAGATTAAAGGACTTGAATGAGCTTATAACATACCACCGATATAAGTTTTTAACTGTGTAATAACAACATGTTGCTGTTATTCATCTTACCAGGTCACTGACTTCTTGAAACATGGTCTTATATTCTGGAGATGTTTGATCGAGCAATGCATTGCTGAAGACCCTGTTGGTGATCTTCAGTGGCAAAATGAAGGCTGTCTGTGGAGTAGCGCTGAGTTGCTCTGCACTGCTTAAATCTTGCAGGCGAAGAGACTGAGGAGCCAGAAGACCTGCAAGTTTtagtgtgacagagagaaatgtaTAAGAATATAACTCACACATTGAGGTTCTGATTGAATCTGATTGTCAAAGCCCTGGATATGGCCACAGCCTTGCACCCTCATACAGGAGGAAATAAAGATTCATAACATTGTCTAAatatcagaaatgtttttatatattgatttttaaacacatgatttttaaACACATGAACTACTGTAGCATTTTTCTTCTGCATGTGACCCCCATTTACCCTGTAAGATTGCTTTAAATTTGAGCTGGGCATTGTTTTGTAATCTATTTTCAACAGCATGAAGATAACTGCAGATGGActaagtaaaacaaaaataaaaaaatataggcCATAAAGAAAATATCAAAATCAGTCACATATCTGTGACCCAATTTAGATATCCAGCAGTTGCACATAGGGTAAGCTCAGAGGCTGCGAAAGCGTGGCCCGTTTAATACAATGCACTGATTGGAATCTCTGAGAGCGCATTCACCAGAATCGGATTTTATGCAAGTAAAAAcaactttcttcttctttctgcttctttattccttttttctaccatgttatgtttttttaaataaaatgctaaaagaaatcagtttttaaaatgtactaaTTATCTCCGTATTGCATTTGTATATTTAccaataatttctttttttgtatataTCTAGTTATGATCTGTGCAAAATAACTCCACTTTCAATAAAATGCTTTAACTAACTAAAAACAGCTTTTAAGACAACTAATAAATTTTCAATCTCAACTTTTAAGCCAAAATTGACACGCTTTTAAAGTACTCAAAGAAATTGAAATTTGAACATTTATAATTCTGTGATAACTGGACAACTCCAACAGCTATAGAAGACAGTGTGATATGATTGGAAACTCCAGAACAGCTATCAACTGGACCTTGTGATGAGAtgagccaaaaaaaacaaacaaacccaaaaaACAATTTCCAGTGGGGCATCTGACAGGCCATTGAAATGCTTGATTCATACTGCCTCTATTTTGGCATTTAAACCTCTAGTCTCTTGAGCACATTTAGTGAATCAccaaatattcacatttcacaaaaccaTGCCAATAAATGGGCTAAAatatgcaagaaaaacagtttaactTACTTAAAGGACTTTAAGTATGACATTTTACTTTCTTTGATTAGTTGTAAATGATACAAATCCCAGGAGCAATGTTCATTTTATTCTTCCAGCCTGCTATTAATGCTTTACTTTTGCTTACCTGAAGTAGCCATGCTCACTAAACACAGAGCACTGGTCCAAAGCCATCTCACTTGCACCATGGTGAATACAAGCCAGTAAACGTTAGTCCAGTACTGCTCTGGTGATCTGTGGGATGTTCTTGCTTGATTACAAAAATGGTGTTGTAGTCCTTAATGTCCAGGGTTTTATTCAGTCAGGATAAAAATGGGCATGGATTAGAGGCTGGCCCACAAATGAATGATATCTCCTCTACATTACTGTTCCTGTGTTTCAGACGTAAAGGCAAATCTGCCTCACATACACCCTCAGAGTTTACTTTGGCTAGAAAATAGAGCTTAAATTAGTTTGTTTAGATATCGGTGTGCTGCATAAACCCTTTATTACAATTATTATCTAATCTTAAATTTACTTGCAGAAAAAGTGTATTCAGAGCCTGCTGTATACTCCATTGTCAGGGTTGATAGCCAATCTAAAAGCCTTAGGAGAATGCTTCATGTTTGTCGTAAATAAATCTACTGAGACAACTTTCCTGCATAGTTTCCCACTCTCTAGGGTTGACTTGAGTTACGCACACAGCTGTTATTATTTGTACGTAACTGTACCTGTAGGTAGCTCTATTTGTAAATGTGTCTCTGCTACTGGTACTACTGCCACAATCACTTAACAACGCAAAgagattaaaggaatacttcacccacaaaatgaatTGCATATCAATTAGTCATGTCATATCACCAAttagagaaaatgttttttctcaAATGCCTACACAGTAAATTGCatacatattgatttattggggaccacgtttaacatcagcaaaactaaataaaaacatctgtttacaaactctcacacaattcttatagtataatccaagtctcatttatccggTTGTATTTTAagtacttcctaaacacatgcatttttgctaaaatctTAAAACTGAACtctaaaactgaactgaaagtagaacttatctatgctctcttcaaagccagaccctGATACTAAGGGTTTTctttgtgaaaatgcatgttttttggAAGTCGTGAGCAGGATATAATTTGCATCACTCCTGGGTTTGTTCTGTTGTTAAATGAGCTTTTGGAATGATGAATATACACTGGCAAGCCACATTATCAAAGGCCATGGAGGTCCATCCAAAtttcccaccacacacacatcattggcTGTTGTGTATTCCTATGCAATTTCTGCCTTAACAGGAGAGAGTTTGGATTATGTTTGGACAGTCATTGCATGCAGTGCACAaataatactgtttttttttttgttttggtttactGGAGGTcgtctgtgcctgtgtgtgcagtATAGGCTGGTCTTTGTTTGCTGCAAGAAGAAATAAAATCCAGTAAGAAATAGGCCATCTTCTTAAATTGATTAaactgttttattgtattttttctaCTCTTTATTTATGTTCCTGACTTTTGAAGTacttcacatttatttttatttctcttaataTGTTTATTGTATGCACCAAACACAGAGGCAAATCTACCACCAGCTTGAGCACTATCACACTGAAAATTTCAAATTTTCACAACACTAACAAGCTTGATATGAATACATGTGTCAAGATAACAAAAATTCATACTCTTCTCCATGAAACCAGTTATTATCCCAAATTTACATGTGCTGGACTGGTAAAATCTCAGGTACTAAGACTCAGCATGTATAGCCAAAAAGAGGACTTCAAACAGGCCACGATGTTAAGATGTTATTTTTCAGTCTTGACCACTAGAGGCTACCCTAGGTCCTTCCGTAGGGGAGTCTACAGTCCAACAGACCAGGCCTCAGTAGTTTCAACCTTAAACCCTTTGTCACTACATATTCTCCATCAGCTTTGAAATTAGTCAGTGATCAAAACTGAATTCCAAAATCTTAAAGGAGGATCTAGGACCACAGGGTGTAATGTTTGTGaaggttatgtgtatttgtGGCACTCACTTGGGTGATGCCTCAGTGTCCAACTATGTTTTGTGCACTTACATAAAGTTCATGCAGTTACATATAATTCTATGAGCCAAGGTTATGGAATTTGTTGGTTTGCTTTTGTGATCTACTGATGTGATGGAATTGTAAATGTAAGATAACTACGGTTGTCTCTTGTTTGGGTTTTATTTAAATTCGTCATTGTTCTAAATTGTCTACAAAGTCATTTTGTCTTGTTCTTGTGTTTTGCGTGGATCCCAGGAAGAATAGTTGTTACTGCTATAACGACCAATGGGGATcctaaataaagaataaataataaagggtCATTGCAGAGTTACAGCAAAAACAAACCTACAAACCTACCTACAAGTCAATGTCAATGTCAAACCACTGTTGACTCCAAAATCCACTGATAATGGGGAATTATTAAACTACTAACCTTGGCTGCACAGAAAGACAAATTTTTAGCACAAAGACAAATCAAGTTTTTAAGACAAATCAACGTGGGAGCCCTTATTTTAAAAACGATTTACTTAATACGCAATGTGGTTTGCAGTATGTGGATGAGACTGGCAATAACGTATCAGTAACATTCACCCAACATAGACACAATATTTTGAGGAAGATGGAGACACAAACTCCACTAGTACAGCACTTCCTACAAGATGTATGGCACTCTGTTTAAGCCACTGCACTACAatttaaaatactttatttCTACCTCAAGGGGCAATTAAAGGCATCGAGAGTGCAAAGACAATTATTTACACACAGTAAAAAGCGATCTAAAAATACAAATGTCATAAATGTGCAAAAAAGAAATATCTAAAGACTAATGGCAGTAATATCTAACACCACAGAGGCACACATTATGTTcagtaaagaaaatgaaaagctcAAAAGTCCAAGTACAAATAATTGGTCTATACTACAAGGGGTAAAGTAATCAAGTTCTGTGGCTGCAAGTTTAATGGCTgctgaccttttttcatgacatcTGTATTTTCACTAAATCTGTCATCCAACACAGTTCCCAAGTATTTGGTCTGGATATTTCCAACACTTGTGTTATGAATGACTGTTGGAAGACTGTCTATGATCCTGTTtgcacctggtattaacatgtctTGAGCACTCGGCTCAAAAGTGGACagcatttaataaaaaa carries:
- the LOC117263053 gene encoding uncharacterized protein LOC117263053, coding for MATPIPNGSIPPQQDNVSCHTTQTAQEWPEDHDKELKALAWPPKSLDPNPVKHPWGMLLQGVYGCSETCPTSSFYGGPVEMTFSSGSVIADAVIVFDTTSINPVIVYFLFVNNVNSVEPKTLQLDLDFSSLDSVKEVTLSTITTTTTTTTTTPPTTTTITTTTPTTTTTTTTTTTTPTTTTTTTPTTTTTTTTPTTTTTPPTTTTTTTPTTTTTTTPTTTTTTTPTTITTTTTPTTTTTTTTPPTTTTTTTPTTTTTTTPPTTTTTTLPTTTTTTTPPTTTTTTTPTTTTTMPTTTTTTTIPTTTATPTAATTTTPTTTTTTTIPTTIKPTTPTITTTTTATTTTTTAPTITATPITTIPTTHTVPTTITPTTTILTTPTISTTTTTPVTTTELTTLAHTSATTTSRDPPATSSSKINTSSDKTVPISTTTTNHGDHSDLYTTGGSGNPTQGPAMKNTTVNPHDNRTDSHSVSTGKPKDPPTSGGSSSNGSNDLVPGWGIALLVLAAVILLILIIIFIMMLVKWCCKKTESGQMDTAEDPYHTVKKQPPQDPVPVYSPPPPVMQRPDSTPIIIVSTASTVGPVQ